Proteins encoded by one window of Companilactobacillus ginsenosidimutans:
- a CDS encoding 2-keto-4-pentenoate hydratase: MTTTNTTTTKKATNNTLTDDQQNFANALTNAFNTREPLTEADWSDYAPDENTAHHVQEAFTRLKKGEVGGYKVSLTSKQTQDMFDSTEPLYGAEMKDRFLKAPATVNLNDLMDPLVEVEMCFKAKEDLSPNDTLEDLMNKTTVAPALEVPDSRFKDWFPSLSKYMVMSDGAVSGLVVYGEEFDTNKFENVDALENVTATLYHDNENLKSGKSSEVLGNPLKSLQWLVNKLDEQGKTLLKDQRVSSGTFVLPPSLTKGEWHATFDNGLGTVNLNVK, from the coding sequence ATGACTACTACAAATACAACTACTACAAAGAAAGCAACAAATAACACACTAACAGATGATCAACAAAATTTTGCCAACGCATTAACGAACGCCTTTAACACACGTGAGCCTTTAACAGAAGCAGATTGGAGCGATTACGCACCTGATGAAAATACTGCCCATCATGTTCAAGAAGCCTTTACTCGTTTGAAGAAAGGTGAAGTTGGTGGATATAAAGTCTCATTAACAAGTAAACAAACACAAGATATGTTCGATTCAACAGAACCACTCTACGGTGCAGAAATGAAAGACAGATTCTTGAAAGCTCCAGCAACAGTAAATCTAAACGATTTAATGGATCCACTAGTTGAGGTTGAAATGTGCTTTAAAGCTAAAGAAGATTTGAGCCCCAATGACACACTAGAAGATTTGATGAACAAAACAACCGTAGCACCAGCCTTGGAGGTTCCCGATTCAAGATTTAAAGACTGGTTCCCTAGCCTATCAAAATACATGGTAATGTCAGACGGTGCCGTTAGTGGCTTAGTCGTTTACGGTGAAGAATTTGATACCAACAAGTTCGAAAATGTCGACGCATTGGAAAATGTCACAGCAACTTTGTACCATGACAACGAAAACTTGAAGTCAGGCAAGTCATCAGAAGTTTTAGGAAACCCACTTAAATCATTACAATGGCTAGTAAATAAATTAGATGAACAAGGTAAAACATTGTTGAAGGATCAACGAGTATCGTCAGGTACTTTCGTATTACCACCATCATTAACAAAAGGTGAATGGCACGCAACTTTCGATAATGGCTTGGGTACCGTTAACCTTAATGTTAAATAA
- a CDS encoding ABC transporter ATP-binding protein, translated as MDNIIQVKSLNYQVDDQKILTDINLNVERNSYLTFVGPSGSGKSTLMRIIASMINATSGEVLFNGKNLREYDPTTYRQKVSYAFQQPTLFGKTVKDNLEFPFLVRKQEFDRAKVTSYLEMVNLTEKYIEKSVNDVSGGEKQRIALLRNLIFPPEVLITDEVTTGLDADNKNIVRSLIDHFNRDEGVTVLRVTHDDAEISAATRKITIEKGGIKND; from the coding sequence TTGGATAACATAATTCAAGTTAAAAGCCTAAATTACCAAGTTGATGATCAAAAAATATTGACTGACATCAACTTGAATGTCGAACGGAATTCCTATCTAACTTTTGTAGGTCCGTCTGGAAGTGGCAAAAGCACTTTGATGCGTATTATTGCGTCGATGATTAACGCTACCTCTGGGGAAGTTCTATTCAACGGGAAAAATTTGCGGGAGTATGATCCAACAACATATCGTCAAAAGGTCTCATATGCTTTTCAACAACCGACGTTGTTTGGAAAAACTGTTAAAGATAACTTGGAGTTTCCATTCTTAGTACGTAAGCAGGAATTTGACCGTGCTAAAGTAACTAGTTATTTGGAAATGGTTAACTTAACAGAGAAATACATCGAAAAAAGTGTGAATGATGTATCGGGTGGGGAGAAACAACGGATTGCTTTGCTGCGTAATTTGATTTTTCCACCAGAAGTATTGATAACTGATGAAGTTACCACAGGTTTGGACGCGGATAATAAGAATATTGTTCGTTCGTTAATTGATCACTTTAATCGTGATGAGGGCGTTACGGTCCTACGTGTGACTCATGATGATGCAGAAATTTCTGCGGCAACTCGTAAAATTACGATTGAAAAGGGGGGAATTAAAAATGACTAA